The segment ACCATAAGGTGCATAATCAGGATAAAAAGGCGGAGTGTTCTGTACCGGTTGAGGAGCGGGTTGCGGAAAAAACTGATTCACAGCCGGTTGATAAGGATTGTATCCGAACCAACCTGGTGAAAATCCCATTCTCAACCAGCCGGGTAGTCCGGTCAGGCGGAACCACCATCTATATCTATGGCGACCCATATATCACCTCCTTAGTTGTTTGCAGTATTCGGTGCTTGGGGTACTGAAAAACCGGGATACGCATAGGGATAAGCTGTACCATATCCATAATATGGAAATCCATAGTATGGAATGGTTGCGGCATACTGCCCTGCATAAGGACTTGCCCACCACCAGCGGGGCAGCCAGGGAAAGTTCCGGCAGAAAGGAAACGGGTTTCCTCTGCCAGGCCATCCCATAAAGGGATGAACAGGATAATTATAGGGGCCGAAATTGAACCCCCACCATCTAAAGCCTCTTCCAAACGGCATAATGACCTCCTTTCTGTACTATTATTATGCAAGAATCATGCCAGGATGATGGACTATTGATTTTCCGGGGAATTATATGAGATATAAATACTTTTACATATAATTTAAAGTGATTTTTTAGATTACTTAAACCGGGTTTGTTTCATTTTTGAAACACGAATCCAGGAAGGTGTTTTTCTGGTAATATATAAAGCAAAACCTTGTTTCAGCAATGAAACGAATTTCAAATTTGAAACAAGGTCTTGGACTTTATGTTCTCTTCAGACCCTATTTTACTGATTCTATTATCTTTTCAATGAAAGCACTTTCCGGCAGTGCACCTTCAAATTGGGTGGTCTCGTTTATCACGACCTTGGGTACGGCATAAACTCCGTATTTCTGGGCGAGCTCAGGAAATTCCTGGGCATTGATCATATCCGCCTTGATATTTTCGTTCTCCAGTGCCATCTGATGGGCTAATGATGCAGCCGGCGCACAATAGGGACAGGATAGTGTAACAAAGACCTGGATGTGCACGGGTTTTGACAGGGTCTTCAGTTTTTCTTTTGTTTCCGGAGATAGGGCGGAGTCAGAGGTGGAGACGATCTTGATCGCATTCAAAAGTGTGGCGAACTCATGGCCTGCCGGGATACCGTAAAGTCGGATTCCGAAGTCCTTTTCACCGAGCACAAGTGTCACGGGAACTTTATCAACATTATATTCCGCGACTTTTTCTTTATCCTTGAGGTAATCGTAGAATTCTATGGTTATCTTGTTTGAAAGCTCAGCCACTTCTTTTATCAATGTTTCATTGTCTTTACACGTGGGACAGTCGTATCCAGGGACACTGATCTTGTCGTCACGGGTGAAGACGACGAGTTTTACCGGTTCTTTCAGTTCTTTGAAGAGATCGGTCACTTCGCCCTTTATTCTTTCTTCTAAGAAAGGCATCTGATTCCTCCTTTGTTTCTTTCTTTTGTATCTTTGACACAGTCAACGCCTTTAAAGTTTATTATTAAAATTTTCCGTCCATCCTGAATTCGGCGATATCGAACCAGAACCCGGAACCGGTTAATTGATCATACTCCGCCTGGAGGAGATCATAGTGGTACTTTTCTTCCTCAATTATTTTACTGAATACCTGCTTTACTGTCTGGTCTTCTGTATTATCCACCAGCTTCTTATAGTAATCAATGGAATCCCGCTCCAATTCCATACCGATACGTAGCGCCTCAAGGTCACTCGCACGTTCTTCTTTTCCCTGTTTTTCTATACGTGCTTTCAGTTTATCAAGTACACTCTCTTTATTGCTCTCTTCCTGATTCACGTATTTTTTCCATTCTTCACCGTCAAGGGCGGTTGTGAAGATTTCGCCGAATTTTTTGATGTGTTCGGTTTCATCCTTGGCGAGTTTTTCAAAGACCTTTTCGCCATATTCATTGTGCGTCATCTTCGCCGCTTCTTCGTAAAAACTTCTGCCGTTGATTTCCATGGTGGTGGAATATTTTATGGCTTCAATCATTTCTTCGGTTAATTTCGGCATCTTGGCACTCCTTTCATTTATATTTTCCACAGGCCGTGGAGATTACAGTATTCACGTACGCTGGCATCCCCGGTTTGAACCGTAAATAAAGCCTCTGGTTTGCCGCCCGGTTCGAGGAACTGCCGATATGCTTTACCGCCGGCGAGCAGCTCTATCCATTCGATATAGTGTTTGTCTTCCATGGGGTGGGGTACACTGCCGACCTTTACAAGAATACCTTTGTTGGTCTTTTCGATTACCGGGACGTGTTTTTCTTTCGCCGCATCCACGGTGTTTTCTTCCATCAACTTCATGGGTTGATTACAGCAGACGAGCTCTCCCACACCTTCATGGAGGAGCTCGACGATATTCCCGCATATTTCACATTTATATATCTGCAGTCGTTTCGTCATCTTGGACCTCCTTACATACTTTCTTTTATCTTGGTAAGCCTGGTGAAATGTCGTCTTTCTTCTTCGATGATTCGGTCGATCAAGTCGTGTTTTTCAGCGGGGACGAGTTTCTTTATGTCGTGGTAGTATAATATCGACGCCAGTTCAGTGTCGATCGCGAAATTTATCGCATCGACGGGACCTGTGATGCTGTTTATTTTTTCAGCGAGTTTTTTATCGTCGAAAATGATGTTGTCCGCATACGCACGCAGATATTCGAAGTATTCTCCGGGATAATTTTCAAACGGTTCGTATTTTTCGATCTTTGAAGCCATATCCTGAAAGATCTCTTTATGTTTTACTTCCTCGTCCGCCAGACTTTTAAAGAGGGTGCTGGTTTTTTCATCAGGGACTTTCTCAGCCGCCTTGCGATAAAAATTCTCGCCGTTTTCTTCAATCCTTACGGCGAATTGAAAGACTTCTTCTGCTTTAAATACAGTCATTGTTACCTCCTTGTATACTGTATATTATATCAGGTTCAACTCTTTATGTTTTTCCAGGACACTGTCGGCGAGGCCGTCCAGCGCCGTAAATGCTTCTTTCCCCGGCCTTCCTTTGATCACCACCGGTGGAAGAATTTCTACTTTCAGATTTCCCAGCATGCCTTTAATCACTTCCGGCATCCTTCCTCCCCAGCCGTACGAACCGATGATGGAAGCGAATCTGGTTTTCGGCCTCAATGCGTTTGCAAGATAAGCCGCATACACCGCAGAGGGATGGGGACCGGTCAGAACCGTCGGCGTGCCGATTATGAGTGTGGCGGCGTCGACCAGTGCGATCGCCAGCTCTCCGATGTCGGTTCTGGTGAGATTAAAAGGTTTTACTGTGATATTTCTCTGTATGAGGGCGTTGATCAGATGAGCCGTCATCTCTTCCACACTGCCGTGCATCGAGACATAAGGTAGGATCACTTCGTTCTTGACGTTGTCTGATATCCAATCTTTATAGGCATTGATGATGAAATCGGGATTTTTGTGGATCGGCCCGTGGCTCGGTGCGATTATTTCTATCTCGTATTTCTCAAGTTTTGTCAGATGTTTCTTGATGTTGTTTCGAAAGGGCATCATGATTTCCGCATAATAGCGCTTCGCCGAAGTATAGAGATTTTCTTCCTCATCGGCATAGAGTTTACTCGTTGCCAGATGTGAACCGAAGAAATCACACGGAAAGAGAATCTTATCCTCCTGCAGATAGGTCAGCATCGTTTCAGGCCAATGGACCCATGGAGCGATGATGAACTCAAGGGTTCTGTCACCCAGCGAGAGTGTTTTTCCGTCTTCCACCTCGATGATTCTTTCTGCTTCAATAAAGAGATGTTCAATGCACATTACCTTGCCTTTTGCAGTGGTGACCAACTTCGCTTCCGGATACAATTCAAGAATTCTCGGGATGGCGCCTGCGTGGTCCTGTTCACTGTGATTGGAGATGACATAGTCGATATTCTTCACCTCGAGGGCATTGAGGTTATCGAGAAGGACCTGTTCTTTGGTCGGATCCACGGTGTCGATGAGTGCGGTCTTTTTACTTCCTTTGATAAGATAGGCATTATATGTCGTTCCCTCAGGCAGGGGAATCAACTCATCGAAGAGACGTCGGTCCCAGTCAATGGCACCGACTGAAGAGATTTCCGGTTTGATTCGTCGAACACTCATGATTTTACTCCTCCTTTTTAAATTGGTCTTTTCCCACTCCGCAGAACGGGCATACCCAGTCTTCAGGCAGGTCTTCAAACGGTGTTCCAGGCTCTATATTGCTGTCGGGATCACCTTTTTGCGGATCATATATATACCCGCATACTGTACAGATATACTTATTCATCTTTTTCTCCTCGTTTGCTTTTTCTTCGGCATCAGGTTCTGCAATATAGGTTGTCGCGTTTTTCGGCACTTTGCCTTTCAACACCCTGTGGTAGTATTCATAAGTCAATGGTTTATCTTTGGCTGTTGTTTCCGCGTCCACAAGTTCA is part of the candidate division WOR-3 bacterium genome and harbors:
- a CDS encoding desulfoferrodoxin, producing MTKRLQIYKCEICGNIVELLHEGVGELVCCNQPMKLMEENTVDAAKEKHVPVIEKTNKGILVKVGSVPHPMEDKHYIEWIELLAGGKAYRQFLEPGGKPEALFTVQTGDASVREYCNLHGLWKI
- a CDS encoding glutaredoxin, translating into MPFLEERIKGEVTDLFKELKEPVKLVVFTRDDKISVPGYDCPTCKDNETLIKEVAELSNKITIEFYDYLKDKEKVAEYNVDKVPVTLVLGEKDFGIRLYGIPAGHEFATLLNAIKIVSTSDSALSPETKEKLKTLSKPVHIQVFVTLSCPYCAPAASLAHQMALENENIKADMINAQEFPELAQKYGVYAVPKVVINETTQFEGALPESAFIEKIIESVK
- a CDS encoding FprA family A-type flavoprotein, translated to MSVRRIKPEISSVGAIDWDRRLFDELIPLPEGTTYNAYLIKGSKKTALIDTVDPTKEQVLLDNLNALEVKNIDYVISNHSEQDHAGAIPRILELYPEAKLVTTAKGKVMCIEHLFIEAERIIEVEDGKTLSLGDRTLEFIIAPWVHWPETMLTYLQEDKILFPCDFFGSHLATSKLYADEEENLYTSAKRYYAEIMMPFRNNIKKHLTKLEKYEIEIIAPSHGPIHKNPDFIINAYKDWISDNVKNEVILPYVSMHGSVEEMTAHLINALIQRNITVKPFNLTRTDIGELAIALVDAATLIIGTPTVLTGPHPSAVYAAYLANALRPKTRFASIIGSYGWGGRMPEVIKGMLGNLKVEILPPVVIKGRPGKEAFTALDGLADSVLEKHKELNLI